Within Mycobacterium botniense, the genomic segment GGCGCATGCCCGATCGCGGGAGGTAGATCCAGTGGAGACGGCAGATAGTCGACCACAGCGTCCAGCATCGGCTGCACACCCTTGTTCTTGAAGGCACTGCCGCACAGCACCGGAGTGATCTCGATGGCGATCGTCAGCTTGCGGATCGCCGCTTTGATCTCCTCGACGGTGATCTCCTCCCCGCCGACGTACTTTTCCAGTAAGTGCTCGTCGGATTCGGCGATCGTTTCCAGCAGCTTGGTGCGGTACTCCTCGGCCGTCTCGGCCAGCTCCGGCGGAATGTCAATGATGTCGTACTTTTCGCCGAGTTTGGTTTCACCGCGCCAGACTTTGGCGTTCATCTCGACGAGGTCGACGACGCCTTCGAACTCGCTCTCGGAGCCGATCGGTAATTGAATCGGCACCGCGTTGGCGCCGAGCCGCTCTTCCATCGTCTTGACCGAGAAGTAGAAGTCGGCGCCGATCTTGTCCATCTTGTTGACGAAGCAGATGCGAGGGACGTGGTAGCGGTCGGCCTGCCGCCACACCTGCTCGGACTGCGGCTCGACGCCCTCCTTACCATCGAAGACCGCGACCGCACCGTCGAGCACCCGCAGATTGCGCTCCACTTCGACGGTGAAGTCCACGTGGCCGGGGGTGTCGATGATGTTGAGCTGGTTGCCTTTCCAGAACGTCGTGGTAGCCGCGGAGGTGATGGTGATCCCCCGCTCCTGTTCCTGCTCCATCCAGTCCATGGTGGCGGCGCCCTCATGGACCTCACCCATCTTGTAGTTAATGCCGGTGTAGTACAGGATCCGCTCGGTTGTCGTCGTCTTACCGGCATCAATGTGCGCCATGATGCCGAAGTTGCGGACCTTGCTCAGGTCGGTTAGCACGTCCTTCTGTGCCACAGAAGTCTTCCCACTCTTTCAGTTGCTTGCTCTCGTTTGCTGTATTCCCGCCTCCGGCCACGCTGCCGGATATCGCCGTCACGCGGCTCCGCTGCCGGCGACTGTCACCAGCGATAGTGTGCAAAAGCGCGGTTCGCCTCGGCCATCTTGTGCGTGTCCTCACGTCGCTTGACCGAGGCCCCCAGACCGTTGCTGGCATCCAGGATTTCGTTTGCCAGGCGCTCGACCATGGTCTTCTCCCGGCGTTGCCGCGCGAAGGTGACGAGCCAGCGCAGCGCCAGCGTCGTCGCCCGGTCGGCGCGCACCTCGACGGGCACCTGATAGGTCGCACCGCCCACCCGGCGGCTGCGCACCTCCAGGGCCGGTCTCACATTGTCCAGAGCGCGCTTGAGCGTAATGACCGGATCGGTGCCGGTCTTTTCGCGGGCTTGTTCGAGCGCACCATAGACAATGCGCTCAGCCAGGGATTTCTTCCCTTTCAGCAGAACTTTGTTCACCAACTGGGTGACCAGTTGTGATCCGTAGACCGGGTCGTTGACCAGCGGACGCTTGGGCGCCGGTCCCTTGCGCGGCATCAGCCCTTCTCCTTCTTGGCGCCATAGCGGCTGCGGGCTTGCTTACGGTTTTTGACACCCTGGGTGTCGAGCGAGCCGCGGATGATCTTGTACCGCACCCCGGGCAGGTCTTTAACCCGCCCGCCGCGCACCAACACCATCGAGTGTTCCTGCAGGTTATGACCCTCGCCGGGGATGTACGCCGTCACCTCAACCTGGCTGGTCAGCTTCACACGCGCGACCTTCCGCAGCGCCGAGTTCGGTTTTTTCGGCGTGGTGGTGTACACCCGGGTGCACACGCCACGCCGCTGCGGGCTGCCCTTGAGCGCGGCCGTCTTGACCTTCGCGACCTTGTCGCGGCGCCCCTTGCGGACCAGCTGCTGGATGGTTGGCATCTACCGGCTTCCTGTGTTGCG encodes:
- the rpsL gene encoding 30S ribosomal protein S12, producing MPTIQQLVRKGRRDKVAKVKTAALKGSPQRRGVCTRVYTTTPKKPNSALRKVARVKLTSQVEVTAYIPGEGHNLQEHSMVLVRGGRVKDLPGVRYKIIRGSLDTQGVKNRKQARSRYGAKKEKG
- the rpsG gene encoding 30S ribosomal protein S7 produces the protein MPRKGPAPKRPLVNDPVYGSQLVTQLVNKVLLKGKKSLAERIVYGALEQAREKTGTDPVITLKRALDNVRPALEVRSRRVGGATYQVPVEVRADRATTLALRWLVTFARQRREKTMVERLANEILDASNGLGASVKRREDTHKMAEANRAFAHYRW